The DNA window CCTTGGATTATGTTTTTAAAGGCATACATTTATACCAGGAGTCAGGCAAAAGTGGTCGCTTGGCCTATGCGCTGTATATGCTGGGGAGTTTTTACTTAGACTTGAACGACCCTGATAACGCAGAAAAAAACTTTTTAGCCTCGCAAAAAGCCCTTGAAATAGGTGACCCTTATTCTGTGTCAAACGCCCGTAGTTGGATTGGTCTGGCAAACGTAGCTTTTCAGCGCGATCAATACACTCAAGCTTTAGAATGCCTGGACAAAGCCCTTAAATTACAAGAAGAGTCAAACGACCAGTTTGGCATGTCACGTACTTTCAACGATTTTGGTAAAATATATCGCAAACTCAACGATATAGACCAAGCCTACCTTTTTTATGGCAAAAGCCTGAATATTCGCCTACAGGCCACCGACAAACAAGCATTGATTACGACCTACCTCGATTTGGGAGAGTTTAATTTTGAGCAGCAAGAATATGCGCTTGCGGTTAATTACTTGCAAAATGGACTTAAATGGGCGGAAAAACTGCGGGCCAAGGTGAAAATGTACCGAGCGCACCTCTTATTGAGCCAAATTTATGATGTGTTGGAGGAGTATGACAAAGCTTATCACCACCTAAAACAACACAATGAAATCAAGGATAGTGTAATGGGTAAGGATGCCAATCTGAAAATAAGGAACCTGGAAAGCCAGTTTGCCAAGGAACGCTCAGAAAAAGAAGCAGAAATTTATCGCCTGAAAAATGTAGAGCTTAAACAGTTGTATGATGAGATCGAGCATAAAAACCAAGCAATTACTGATAGCATTGAATATGCCCGGCGTATTCAGAATGCGATGTTACCTTTGCACTCCGATTTTTTGACTTACCAGGAATACGCTTTTATTTTCTACAAACCACGCGACATAGTATCAGGCGACTTTTATTGGTTTACCAGCATACCTCACCCTGATAATGCCAGTCTGGAATTGATATTTATTGCGGCGGTAGATTGTACCGGACACGGGGTTCCAGGAGCGTTTATGAGCATGATTGGTCATAACTTGCTCAACAACGTGGTAAAGCAACGTAAAATATATGCTCCTGAAAACATATTGACTAGTTTGCATTTAGGGGTAAAAAAGGCGCTTAAACAAGACCAAAACGATAACCAGGATGGAATGGACCTGGCTTTGGTAGTCATAGATGAGCTGGAAGAGTGTATTCATTTTGCGGGTGCCAACAATCCTTTGGTATATGTGCAAAACGGGGAGTTGCATCGGATTAAAGGCAACAAGCAAGGCATAGGTGGCGGAAAACATAGACCTACCAAAAAGTTTGATCGCCATACAGTTAGTTTTAAAGATACACCAGGCATGTTCTATATTTTTTCAGATGGTTACCAAGACCAGTTTGGCGGAGCAGACAATAAAAAGTTTATGAAACCCCGCTTTCGCCAATTGTTGTTCGATATTCACCATTTACCTCTGATAGAGCAACGCCAACAGTTAGTTGATACTTTAGAAGACTGGATGGGCAACGAGCCACAGATAGACGATATACTCGTAATGGGGCTAAAACTCGGCTATTGAATATGCTGAACCACCAAGTCTAGGTTTGTATTGTGTAGTTGATCTACCA is part of the Microscilla marina ATCC 23134 genome and encodes:
- a CDS encoding tetratricopeptide repeat protein yields the protein MALSDTEIEKRKAVIATTQDENQKVTRIIDLAFDILYQNKVPQANALLEEAALLATQIKFKDGLGRVRLGKAAIAYFTANYDDSALYSDQAIEIFQQTNNKELLAETYTNLGMSHWSQGSYSKALDYVFKGIHLYQESGKSGRLAYALYMLGSFYLDLNDPDNAEKNFLASQKALEIGDPYSVSNARSWIGLANVAFQRDQYTQALECLDKALKLQEESNDQFGMSRTFNDFGKIYRKLNDIDQAYLFYGKSLNIRLQATDKQALITTYLDLGEFNFEQQEYALAVNYLQNGLKWAEKLRAKVKMYRAHLLLSQIYDVLEEYDKAYHHLKQHNEIKDSVMGKDANLKIRNLESQFAKERSEKEAEIYRLKNVELKQLYDEIEHKNQAITDSIEYARRIQNAMLPLHSDFLTYQEYAFIFYKPRDIVSGDFYWFTSIPHPDNASLELIFIAAVDCTGHGVPGAFMSMIGHNLLNNVVKQRKIYAPENILTSLHLGVKKALKQDQNDNQDGMDLALVVIDELEECIHFAGANNPLVYVQNGELHRIKGNKQGIGGGKHRPTKKFDRHTVSFKDTPGMFYIFSDGYQDQFGGADNKKFMKPRFRQLLFDIHHLPLIEQRQQLVDTLEDWMGNEPQIDDILVMGLKLGY